The following are encoded together in the bacterium genome:
- a CDS encoding efflux RND transporter periplasmic adaptor subunit produces MKKKLFIGLGILLVIALFVVLNLQKQKGKATEAQVEDVEARDLTELVSASGKIQPKVSVDVSADITGKIVAVAVEEGDTVRTGDLLIRIDPTQIREAVRSAEAQHLSARASLEEARASLEQQQLEWQRAQGLHSSASMSDREFESKRAAFKLAEARLVSAERSVDQAAAYLEQQRDQLAKTEIRAPMAGVVVRRNADPGEIAIQSSLSIQVLMVIADLSVMEVEVDVDETEIPQVAIGQAAEIEIDAFPDSIFPGRVTEIANSPRNETSNQGVDFRVVITLAEGLTGLRPGLSATAEITTAQRDSVLSIPIQALTLRTKKALEDDEKRFGPQLAKAGVKTTPFTFGSDVKELEGVFIEVDGRALFRAVETGIAGDKHFELIEGLAEGEKIVVGPMKAVRTLRHGERIKATAAKDEVAERHGNGVSVSVETD; encoded by the coding sequence ATGAAGAAGAAGCTGTTCATCGGACTGGGGATCCTGCTCGTGATCGCCCTCTTCGTCGTTCTCAATCTGCAGAAGCAGAAGGGCAAGGCGACCGAGGCGCAGGTAGAGGACGTCGAGGCCCGCGACCTGACCGAGCTGGTCAGCGCCTCGGGCAAGATCCAGCCCAAGGTCTCCGTCGACGTCAGCGCCGACATCACGGGCAAGATCGTCGCCGTGGCGGTCGAGGAGGGCGACACCGTGCGGACGGGCGACCTGCTGATCCGCATCGACCCCACGCAGATCCGCGAGGCCGTGCGCAGCGCCGAGGCGCAGCACCTCTCGGCGCGGGCCAGCCTCGAGGAGGCGCGCGCGAGCCTGGAGCAGCAGCAGCTCGAATGGCAGCGCGCCCAGGGCTTGCACAGCTCGGCCAGCATGAGCGACCGCGAGTTCGAGTCCAAGCGCGCGGCCTTCAAGCTGGCCGAGGCGCGGCTCGTATCGGCCGAGCGCAGCGTCGACCAGGCGGCTGCCTACCTCGAGCAGCAGCGCGACCAGCTCGCCAAGACGGAGATCCGCGCCCCGATGGCCGGCGTCGTCGTGCGCCGCAACGCCGATCCCGGCGAGATCGCGATCCAGAGCAGCCTGAGCATCCAGGTGCTGATGGTCATCGCCGACCTGTCGGTGATGGAGGTCGAGGTCGACGTCGACGAGACGGAGATCCCGCAGGTGGCGATCGGTCAGGCGGCCGAGATCGAGATCGACGCCTTCCCCGACTCGATCTTCCCCGGCCGCGTGACCGAGATCGCCAATAGCCCGCGCAACGAGACCAGCAATCAGGGCGTGGATTTCCGCGTCGTCATCACGCTGGCCGAAGGGCTGACCGGCCTGCGTCCCGGCCTCTCGGCCACTGCCGAGATCACCACCGCCCAGCGCGACAGCGTGCTCTCGATCCCGATCCAGGCCCTCACCCTGCGCACGAAGAAGGCGCTCGAGGACGACGAGAAGCGCTTCGGCCCCCAGCTCGCCAAGGCCGGCGTCAAGACGACGCCCTTCACCTTCGGCAGTGACGTCAAGGAGCTGGAGGGCGTCTTCATCGAGGTCGACGGGCGCGCGCTCTTCCGCGCGGTCGAGACCGGCATCGCCGGCGACAAGCACTTCGAGCTGATCGAGGGCCTCGCCGAGGGCGAGAAGATCGTCGTCGGGCCGATGAAGGCCGTGCGCACGCTGCGCCACGGCGAGCGCATCAAGGCGACCGCCGCCAAGGACGAGGTCGCCGAGCGCCATGGCAACGGCGTCAGCGTTTCCGTGGAAACCGACTAG